The Actinopolyspora erythraea genome has a segment encoding these proteins:
- a CDS encoding DedA family protein, whose translation MPDIGDGVNILTDLPWPLVIALAGVLALSECTFGLGFLVPGETALFLAGASVTEPSYFLGLAAVVAACACAGDCFGYWLGCRFGPRMRQTRVVAKLGREHWDRAAAMLRRHGSGAVFTARFLPVVRTLTPVAAGASGVPFRRFLPAALSGACGWSLLHVGLGTAAGASATYLEDVLGRASWILFAALALALASALLWRRYHRSSPENRGDHRSERSSTPREALPGNSSNH comes from the coding sequence ATGCCCGACATCGGAGACGGGGTCAACATCCTGACGGACCTCCCGTGGCCGCTGGTGATCGCGCTGGCCGGGGTGCTGGCGTTGAGTGAGTGCACCTTCGGGCTGGGCTTCCTGGTCCCCGGGGAAACCGCCCTGTTCCTCGCCGGCGCGAGCGTGACCGAACCCAGCTACTTCCTCGGGCTGGCCGCCGTCGTCGCGGCCTGCGCCTGCGCCGGTGACTGCTTCGGCTACTGGCTGGGGTGCCGCTTCGGCCCACGCATGCGACAAACACGCGTCGTGGCCAAGCTGGGGCGGGAGCACTGGGACCGCGCCGCGGCGATGCTGCGCCGCCACGGCAGTGGGGCGGTGTTCACCGCCCGGTTCCTGCCCGTCGTACGCACCCTGACCCCTGTCGCCGCCGGGGCCAGCGGAGTCCCGTTCCGCAGGTTTCTGCCCGCCGCGCTGTCCGGAGCGTGTGGCTGGTCGCTGTTGCACGTCGGTCTCGGCACGGCGGCCGGGGCCTCGGCCACCTACCTGGAGGATGTTCTCGGACGTGCGAGCTGGATCCTCTTCGCCGCGCTCGCCCTCGCTCTCGCGAGCGCGTTGCTCTGGCGCCGCTACCACCGGTCCTCACCGGAGAACCGGGGTGACCACCGGAGCGAGCGGTCCTCG
- a CDS encoding HelD family protein, translating to MALTDARTREEERERRHLAETMRLLNAELERLTDSIDRSAEFIQAQKEHLWEHWRDMDSSEKARFRVDVDLSVAQGEHSVKRRERVERLLDSPYFGRVDFHAASEAGAQAHYIGVHNFSDPETQEILIHDWRAPVSTLFYDFESGEASFEAPVGTIHGEITSKRQYKIRVGQLEYMFESSLNIGDDVLRRELGESADDRMKNIVATIQREQNAVIRNETARVLILQGVAGSGKTSIALHRVAFLLYRFKDTLSSDNIMILSPNRVFGDYIADVLPELGEERVAEIDFDRIAGKFLEKVTGYETFSEQVVKLLENGDGAAAERMRYKATPEFVTELDEWIASRADEEFVPDGIERKGRRLSADWVADAFEEARGLPVFTRLDRVASRAVNQLKQQVLDRGGSKWSSSDASSVRRQVRAMFPYKDALAMYRAFYDDPARRGMFEPLGRKRIEYADVFPLIYTMIRTDRQEGYGHIRHLVVDEMQDYTPVQYAVLRELFSCDMTILGDSNQSVNPFSSSSLSTIHSVFPEADCLELCKSYRSTIEITEFAQHISRNDRLVPIERHGPQPRIVACADQRDQLARILNVVERHGDSGHRSLGIICKTVSRAEALHASLSEAGVELTLLDYESTEFTGGIVVTSAHVSKGLEFDVVVVPEVDDANYADEMDRCMLYIACTRAMHELHLTHDGSLSPFLEFARELEEHPDAVTARAGEHAREVRVG from the coding sequence GTGGCCTTGACGGACGCGCGGACGCGAGAGGAAGAGCGGGAGCGTCGGCACCTGGCCGAGACGATGCGACTGCTGAACGCGGAGCTGGAGCGACTCACCGACTCCATCGACAGGTCCGCCGAGTTCATCCAGGCGCAGAAGGAGCACCTCTGGGAGCACTGGCGCGACATGGACAGCTCCGAGAAGGCCAGGTTCCGCGTCGACGTGGACCTGTCGGTGGCCCAGGGGGAGCACTCGGTCAAGCGGCGGGAACGCGTCGAACGGCTGCTGGACTCCCCCTACTTCGGGCGCGTGGACTTCCACGCGGCGAGCGAGGCGGGGGCCCAGGCCCACTACATCGGGGTGCACAACTTCTCGGATCCCGAGACCCAGGAGATCCTGATCCACGACTGGCGCGCGCCGGTGTCCACGCTCTTCTACGACTTCGAGTCGGGTGAGGCCTCCTTCGAGGCGCCGGTGGGCACCATCCACGGCGAGATCACGAGCAAGCGCCAGTACAAGATCCGGGTCGGGCAGCTGGAGTACATGTTCGAGAGCTCGCTGAACATCGGTGACGACGTACTGCGGCGGGAACTGGGCGAGTCCGCCGACGACCGGATGAAGAACATCGTGGCGACGATCCAGCGGGAGCAGAACGCCGTGATCCGCAACGAGACGGCGCGGGTACTGATCCTGCAGGGCGTGGCCGGTTCCGGGAAGACGTCGATCGCGCTGCACCGAGTGGCGTTCCTGCTCTACCGCTTCAAGGACACCCTCTCGTCCGACAACATCATGATCCTCTCGCCCAACAGGGTCTTCGGCGACTACATCGCCGACGTGCTTCCCGAGCTGGGTGAGGAGCGGGTCGCGGAGATCGACTTCGACAGGATCGCGGGGAAGTTCCTGGAGAAGGTCACCGGCTACGAGACGTTCAGCGAGCAGGTGGTCAAGCTGCTGGAGAACGGCGACGGGGCGGCGGCCGAGCGGATGCGCTACAAGGCGACCCCCGAGTTCGTCACCGAGCTCGACGAGTGGATCGCCTCCCGCGCTGACGAGGAGTTCGTGCCCGACGGGATCGAGCGCAAGGGTCGACGGCTCTCGGCCGACTGGGTCGCCGACGCCTTCGAGGAGGCTCGGGGGCTGCCGGTCTTCACTCGGCTCGACCGCGTGGCGAGCAGAGCCGTCAACCAGCTCAAGCAGCAGGTGCTGGACCGGGGCGGCAGCAAGTGGTCCTCCTCCGACGCCTCCAGCGTCCGCAGGCAGGTCCGGGCCATGTTCCCCTACAAGGACGCGCTGGCCATGTACCGGGCGTTCTACGACGATCCGGCCCGCCGGGGCATGTTCGAGCCGCTCGGCCGGAAGCGGATCGAGTACGCCGACGTGTTCCCGCTGATCTACACCATGATCAGGACGGACCGGCAGGAGGGCTACGGCCACATCCGCCACCTCGTGGTGGACGAGATGCAGGACTACACGCCCGTCCAGTACGCCGTGCTGCGCGAGCTCTTCTCCTGCGACATGACGATCCTGGGCGACTCCAACCAGTCGGTGAACCCGTTCAGCTCCTCGTCGCTGTCCACTATCCACAGTGTCTTCCCGGAGGCCGATTGCCTGGAGCTGTGCAAGAGCTACCGCTCCACGATCGAGATCACCGAGTTCGCCCAGCACATCTCCAGGAACGACAGGCTCGTCCCGATCGAGCGGCACGGCCCCCAGCCCCGGATCGTCGCCTGCGCGGACCAGCGGGACCAGCTGGCCCGGATCCTGAACGTCGTCGAGCGGCACGGTGACAGCGGCCACCGGTCACTCGGCATCATCTGCAAGACCGTCAGCCGGGCGGAGGCGCTCCACGCCTCCCTGTCCGAGGCCGGTGTCGAGCTGACCCTGCTCGACTACGAGAGCACGGAGTTCACCGGCGGCATCGTCGTCACCTCGGCGCACGTCTCCAAGGGGCTGGAGTTCGACGTCGTGGTCGTCCCGGAGGTCGACGACGCGAACTACGCCGACGAGATGGACAGGTGCATGCTCTACATCGCCTGCACCAGGGCCATGCACGAGCTCCACCTGACCCACGACGGGTCGCTGTCGCCCTTCCTGGAGTTCGCGCGAGAGCTCGAGGAGCACCCCGACGCCGTGACGGCGCGGGCCGGTGAGCACGCGCGAGAGGTGCGGGTGGGCTGA
- a CDS encoding MerR family transcriptional regulator — MVDGHMQIGEVAERCGLSLRTIRYYEEVGLVAPSARSQGGFRLYTEADLRRLTVIKRMKPLGLQLEEMRELLELLSREPTELTARERERLRDFQGKADEQCDRLRTRLRTAEEFADTLHDRLSG; from the coding sequence ATGGTGGACGGGCACATGCAGATCGGTGAGGTCGCCGAGCGCTGCGGCCTGTCGTTGCGCACGATCCGCTACTACGAGGAAGTCGGCCTGGTGGCGCCGAGCGCGCGCAGCCAGGGTGGTTTCCGGCTCTACACCGAGGCCGACCTGCGACGCCTGACCGTGATCAAGCGGATGAAGCCGCTGGGGCTGCAGCTCGAGGAGATGCGCGAGCTGCTCGAACTGCTCTCCAGGGAGCCCACCGAGCTGACGGCGCGGGAGCGGGAGCGGCTGCGGGACTTCCAGGGCAAGGCCGACGAGCAGTGCGACCGGTTGCGGACCCGGCTGCGGACCGCCGAGGAGTTCGCCGACACGCTGCACGACCGCCTGAGCGGCTGA
- a CDS encoding ADP-ribosylglycohydrolase family protein produces the protein MPLPEASSTASAKARGLLLGVTLGDAMGAAFEGHRHVDGEQLLQQERATTRLRYTDDTALTLALARHLAERSNPAPIDEDSLAVELAREWQREPWRGYGRGTREVFERVLRGTAWPEASGGGFQGRGSYGNGAAMRVAPVALVGTSPQHVVELARRSARVTHAHPDGQLGAMPQSCAVFLALHSDPEVPLERGRFLHRLARTVNHAEWRSRLEEVRELLDEASPASAAARLGNDATAGASVPLALLAFLRHPDHPAEAVRYAIRAGGDTDTTAAMAAAPTAARTGERGLPSAWLNRLENAATIGALAEALAERVPRCR, from the coding sequence ATGCCCCTGCCCGAGGCCTCCTCCACCGCTTCGGCCAAGGCCCGAGGGCTGCTTCTCGGGGTGACGCTCGGTGACGCCATGGGAGCCGCGTTCGAGGGACACCGCCACGTCGACGGTGAACAGCTCCTCCAGCAGGAACGCGCCACCACACGACTCCGCTACACCGACGACACGGCGTTGACGCTCGCCTTGGCGCGGCATCTGGCCGAGCGGTCGAACCCGGCACCGATCGACGAGGACTCCCTCGCCGTCGAACTCGCCCGCGAGTGGCAGCGGGAACCCTGGCGCGGCTACGGACGCGGCACTCGCGAGGTCTTCGAGCGCGTGCTGCGCGGAACCGCGTGGCCGGAGGCGTCCGGAGGAGGTTTTCAGGGGCGGGGCTCCTACGGCAACGGGGCGGCCATGCGGGTGGCCCCCGTCGCGCTGGTCGGGACCAGTCCCCAGCACGTCGTCGAACTCGCCCGCCGCAGCGCCCGGGTGACCCACGCCCACCCCGACGGGCAGCTGGGGGCGATGCCGCAGTCCTGCGCGGTGTTCCTGGCCCTGCACAGCGATCCGGAAGTCCCGCTGGAACGGGGAAGGTTCCTGCACCGGCTCGCCCGCACCGTCAACCACGCCGAATGGCGGTCGCGCCTGGAGGAGGTTCGCGAGCTGCTGGACGAGGCCTCCCCCGCGTCCGCCGCCGCGCGGCTCGGCAACGACGCCACGGCGGGCGCCTCCGTGCCGCTGGCACTGCTGGCGTTCCTGCGCCACCCCGACCACCCCGCCGAGGCGGTCCGGTACGCGATCCGGGCCGGTGGCGACACCGACACCACCGCGGCCATGGCCGCCGCCCCGACCGCCGCCCGCACCGGAGAGCGGGGACTGCCGTCGGCATGGCTGAACCGGCTGGAGAACGCGGCCACCATCGGCGCCCTCGCCGAAGCCCTCGCCGAGCGCGTGCCTCGCTGCCGGTAG
- a CDS encoding peptide chain release factor 3, producing MSTVPQSQHAEPAGEAARRRTFAVISHPDAGKSTLTEALALHARVISEAGAVHGKAGRRGVVSDWLDMERARGISITSAALQFEYDDCVINLLDTPGHADFSEDTYRVLAAVDSAVMLLDAAKGLEPQTLKLFDVCRHRDIPVITFINKWDRPGREALRLCDEISERIGLRPMPLTWPVGEAGHFHGVLDRESGEFVGYERTEGGAHLAREHRLTAEEAASAVGEEWERAVEESELLTESGGDLDTEAFRAAVATPVLFGSAVRNFGVGRLLDLLVRLAPQPAARPDKRGEPRPLDAPFSAFVFKVQTGMDPAHRDRVAFARVCSGVFERGMVATHAATGKPFATKYAQHMFGQQRDTVETAYPGDVVGLVNASALGVGDTLYEGKPAVEFPGIPSFAPEHFAVARTSDPGRAKQFRRGVEQLAQEGVIQVLHSETRGEGAPVLAAVGPMQFDVVTHRMESEFRAPIKLERLPYQVVRLVGDQNQRGVLRTHNSEVLERRDGVTLAVFTDNIALRSLMRLNPELDLRHLVADAD from the coding sequence TTGAGCACGGTCCCTCAGTCCCAGCACGCGGAACCGGCGGGGGAGGCGGCGCGGCGCCGCACGTTCGCGGTGATCAGTCACCCGGACGCGGGCAAGTCGACGCTGACCGAGGCGCTGGCGCTGCACGCGAGAGTGATCTCGGAGGCCGGTGCGGTGCACGGCAAGGCCGGACGTCGCGGGGTCGTGTCGGACTGGCTGGACATGGAACGCGCCCGGGGCATCTCGATCACCTCGGCGGCGCTGCAGTTCGAGTACGACGACTGCGTCATCAACCTGCTGGACACGCCCGGCCACGCCGACTTCTCCGAGGACACCTACCGCGTGCTGGCGGCCGTGGACTCGGCGGTGATGCTGTTGGACGCGGCCAAGGGGCTGGAACCGCAGACGCTGAAGTTGTTCGACGTCTGCCGCCACCGCGACATCCCGGTGATCACCTTCATCAACAAGTGGGACCGCCCGGGGCGCGAGGCGCTGCGGTTGTGCGACGAGATCAGCGAACGGATCGGGCTCCGGCCGATGCCGCTGACCTGGCCCGTCGGCGAGGCCGGTCACTTCCACGGGGTGCTGGACCGCGAGTCGGGGGAGTTCGTGGGCTACGAACGCACCGAGGGTGGCGCCCACCTCGCGCGGGAGCACCGCCTGACCGCCGAGGAGGCCGCCTCGGCGGTCGGCGAGGAGTGGGAGCGGGCCGTCGAGGAGTCCGAGCTGTTGACGGAGTCCGGCGGTGACCTCGACACCGAGGCGTTCCGCGCGGCCGTGGCCACCCCCGTGCTGTTCGGCTCGGCGGTGCGCAACTTCGGCGTCGGCCGGCTGCTCGACCTGCTGGTGCGACTGGCTCCCCAGCCCGCCGCCCGGCCGGACAAGCGGGGCGAACCCCGGCCGCTCGACGCGCCGTTCTCGGCGTTCGTGTTCAAGGTGCAGACCGGGATGGACCCCGCCCACCGGGACCGGGTGGCGTTCGCCCGGGTGTGCTCGGGGGTCTTCGAGCGCGGCATGGTCGCCACCCACGCCGCCACCGGGAAGCCCTTCGCCACCAAGTACGCCCAGCACATGTTCGGCCAACAGCGCGACACCGTCGAAACCGCCTATCCGGGTGACGTCGTCGGCCTCGTCAACGCCTCCGCGCTCGGCGTCGGGGACACGCTGTACGAGGGCAAGCCCGCCGTGGAGTTCCCGGGAATCCCCAGCTTCGCCCCGGAGCACTTCGCGGTGGCCCGCACGAGTGATCCCGGCAGGGCGAAGCAGTTCCGCCGTGGCGTCGAACAACTGGCACAGGAGGGCGTCATCCAGGTGCTGCACTCCGAGACCCGAGGTGAGGGCGCCCCCGTCCTCGCGGCGGTGGGGCCGATGCAGTTCGACGTGGTCACGCACCGAATGGAATCGGAGTTCCGGGCGCCGATCAAACTGGAGCGGTTGCCCTACCAGGTGGTGCGCTTGGTCGGCGACCAGAACCAACGCGGGGTGCTGCGGACGCACAACAGCGAGGTCCTGGAACGGCGGGACGGAGTGACCCTGGCCGTGTTCACCGACAACATCGCCCTGCGTTCGCTCATGCGGCTGAACCCCGAGCTGGACCTGCGCCACCTGGTCGCCGACGCCGACTGA
- a CDS encoding MFS transporter, whose product MPTTSDGSGSTTAPTGPRLPRVVVPAATALALTAPGQTPAISVFVDPIIESLGLSRTVVSTAYMAGSVSGALVMPLLGRVIDRFGPRTIMAAIGACFGVILLAASSVSGIIGLTAAFIGIRVGGQGALNLVATTTVAVYVHRRRGFAMGLTSAVGTAGISLVPVLLERLVSQLGWREVWALEGAVVLALVVPAALLVLPRTPPRPEEHRPEPGAGAAGSGRRDGPLVDWTLPEAMRTGMFWVVAGGVGVCSLVSTALTFHQVSLLGERGLSAAQAAAVFVPQTLAGLAASFLLGWLADHVADRVLIIGTMAVLAAATLGAGWVHPGWTAFAYGLALGVCTNGIRTLEAVAFPRCFGLRHIGAIRGVVHSVTVGASAFGPPLLAIGRSMTVSYRPVLLALCLLPLAVVVAAALVRHPPPAPPGRAPADDEATRPATTPSEERPD is encoded by the coding sequence GTGCCCACGACTTCCGACGGCTCCGGGAGCACCACCGCGCCGACCGGACCCCGCCTGCCCCGCGTGGTCGTTCCCGCCGCGACGGCACTGGCGCTGACCGCACCCGGGCAGACCCCGGCGATCTCGGTCTTCGTCGACCCGATCATCGAGTCGCTGGGGCTTTCCCGCACCGTGGTCTCGACCGCCTACATGGCCGGTTCGGTCTCCGGTGCGCTCGTCATGCCGCTGCTGGGACGCGTCATCGACCGCTTCGGCCCTCGCACGATCATGGCCGCCATCGGCGCCTGCTTCGGGGTCATCCTGCTCGCCGCGTCCAGCGTGTCCGGCATCATCGGCCTGACCGCCGCCTTCATCGGAATCCGCGTCGGCGGCCAGGGAGCGCTCAACCTGGTGGCCACCACCACCGTGGCCGTCTACGTCCACCGCCGCCGCGGCTTCGCGATGGGACTCACCTCGGCCGTCGGCACGGCGGGCATCTCCCTGGTGCCGGTGCTGCTCGAACGGCTCGTCTCCCAGCTGGGCTGGCGCGAGGTGTGGGCGCTGGAGGGGGCGGTCGTGCTGGCGCTAGTCGTCCCCGCCGCGCTGCTCGTCCTGCCGCGCACTCCGCCCCGGCCCGAGGAGCACCGGCCGGAACCCGGTGCCGGAGCCGCCGGAAGCGGGCGCCGGGACGGCCCGCTCGTGGACTGGACCCTGCCCGAGGCGATGCGCACCGGCATGTTCTGGGTGGTCGCAGGTGGCGTCGGGGTCTGCAGCCTGGTGTCCACCGCGCTGACCTTCCACCAGGTCTCGCTGCTCGGCGAACGCGGGCTGAGCGCCGCGCAGGCCGCCGCCGTGTTCGTTCCCCAGACGCTGGCCGGGCTCGCCGCCAGCTTCCTGCTCGGCTGGCTCGCCGACCACGTGGCCGACCGCGTCCTGATCATCGGCACCATGGCCGTTCTCGCCGCGGCCACGCTCGGGGCCGGGTGGGTCCACCCCGGCTGGACCGCCTTCGCCTACGGACTCGCCCTCGGCGTGTGCACCAACGGCATCCGCACCCTGGAGGCCGTGGCCTTCCCCCGCTGCTTCGGGCTGCGCCACATCGGCGCCATCCGGGGAGTCGTCCACTCCGTCACCGTCGGGGCCTCCGCCTTCGGGCCACCGCTGCTGGCGATCGGGCGGTCGATGACCGTGTCCTACCGGCCCGTGCTGCTCGCGCTGTGCCTGCTGCCCCTCGCGGTCGTCGTGGCCGCCGCACTGGTCAGGCACCCACCCCCGGCGCCACCCGGCAGGGCTCCCGCCGACGACGAGGCGACCAGGCCCGCCACCACCCCGTCCGAGGAACGGCCCGACTGA
- a CDS encoding four-helix bundle copper-binding protein, protein MATTMVEQRNRACLDACAECQQACETCNYNCCVANADMAECARLCLDCATVCASCVTLLSRGSAWASRMCRLCAELCEACAAECDKYDMDYCRECAASCRRCAEQCRAMAAVPA, encoded by the coding sequence ATGGCCACGACCATGGTGGAGCAGCGCAACCGGGCATGCCTGGACGCGTGCGCGGAGTGCCAGCAGGCCTGCGAGACCTGCAACTACAACTGCTGCGTCGCCAACGCGGACATGGCCGAGTGCGCCCGGCTGTGCCTGGACTGCGCGACGGTCTGCGCGAGCTGCGTGACCCTGCTGTCGCGGGGCTCGGCGTGGGCGAGCCGGATGTGCCGGCTCTGCGCCGAGCTCTGCGAGGCCTGCGCCGCCGAGTGCGACAAGTACGACATGGACTACTGCCGCGAGTGCGCGGCCTCCTGCCGCCGGTGTGCGGAGCAGTGCCGGGCGATGGCCGCTGTCCCGGCCTGA
- a CDS encoding dihydrolipoyl dehydrogenase family protein — protein MAEDEVDAVVVGMGPGGEDVAGRLATAGLNVVGVDNRLVGGECPYFACIPTKMMVRGAGALAEAGRVPLLAGTASVRPDWTPVADRIRDEATTDWDDRIAVRRFEDTGGRFVRGFGRLTGPGEVTVTTAEGERVFRPRRAIVLNPGTDPAVPPIEGLRQTPFWTNREAVRARALPESMVVLGAGPVGAEFAQVFARFGVDTTVVEAAPRVLPGGEPEASETITEVFTNEGITVRTGTSARRVRYQDGRFTVELDSGQSPSAEHLLVATGRHTDLAALGVGSLGLDESANTIEVDERMRAAEGVWAVGDVTGHGAFTHTSVYQARIAAEDILGRGELTADYRALPAVAFTDPEAASVGLTEAQARRQGFPVRTAVTGIPSSARGWIHKAGNEGLLKLVADTERDVLLGATAVAPLGGEILGAFTVAVHTQVHLAQLRRMIFAYPTFHRAIEAALDELVD, from the coding sequence GTGGCGGAGGACGAGGTCGATGCCGTGGTGGTCGGCATGGGGCCGGGCGGCGAGGACGTCGCCGGGCGGCTGGCCACGGCGGGGCTGAACGTGGTCGGGGTGGACAACCGCCTGGTCGGGGGCGAGTGCCCGTACTTCGCCTGCATCCCCACCAAGATGATGGTCCGCGGGGCCGGTGCGCTCGCCGAGGCCGGGCGGGTTCCGCTGCTGGCCGGGACGGCCTCGGTGCGGCCGGACTGGACCCCGGTCGCCGACCGCATCCGCGACGAGGCCACCACCGACTGGGACGATCGGATCGCCGTGCGGCGGTTCGAGGACACCGGAGGGCGGTTCGTGCGGGGGTTCGGCCGACTGACCGGACCCGGTGAGGTCACCGTCACCACGGCGGAGGGGGAGCGGGTCTTCCGCCCCCGCCGGGCGATCGTGCTCAACCCCGGCACCGACCCCGCCGTCCCGCCGATCGAAGGGCTCCGGCAGACCCCCTTCTGGACCAACCGGGAGGCGGTGCGGGCCCGCGCGCTGCCCGAGTCGATGGTGGTGCTCGGCGCCGGCCCCGTGGGGGCGGAGTTCGCCCAGGTGTTCGCGCGCTTCGGGGTGGACACCACCGTGGTGGAGGCAGCCCCGCGAGTGCTGCCGGGCGGCGAACCCGAAGCCTCCGAGACCATCACCGAGGTGTTCACCAACGAGGGGATCACCGTGCGCACCGGCACCTCCGCGCGGCGCGTGCGGTATCAGGACGGCCGGTTCACCGTGGAACTCGACTCCGGGCAGAGCCCCTCCGCCGAACACCTGCTCGTCGCCACGGGGCGCCACACGGACCTCGCCGCGCTGGGGGTGGGCTCGCTCGGGCTCGACGAGTCCGCGAACACCATCGAGGTGGACGAGCGGATGCGCGCCGCCGAGGGGGTGTGGGCCGTCGGCGACGTCACCGGTCACGGCGCCTTCACCCACACCTCGGTGTACCAGGCGCGCATCGCCGCCGAGGACATACTCGGCAGGGGCGAACTGACGGCGGACTACCGGGCCCTGCCGGCCGTGGCGTTCACCGATCCCGAGGCGGCCTCGGTCGGGCTCACCGAGGCCCAAGCCCGCCGACAGGGCTTCCCGGTGCGCACGGCGGTCACCGGGATTCCCTCCTCCGCCCGGGGCTGGATCCACAAGGCCGGTAACGAGGGGCTGCTCAAACTGGTGGCCGACACCGAGCGCGACGTACTGCTCGGCGCCACCGCGGTCGCGCCGCTGGGCGGCGAGATCCTCGGCGCGTTCACCGTGGCCGTCCACACCCAGGTGCACCTCGCCCAGCTACGCCGGATGATCTTCGCCTACCCCACCTTCCACCGCGCTATCGAGGCCGCCCTCGACGAGCTCGTCGACTGA
- a CDS encoding hemolysin family protein, giving the protein MHGPWTATLTTIAIIAASALFVSIEFATIAARRTRLEERATTSRAARAAVRNASEVSVLLAGCQLGITACTLALGAITEPAVEHALEPLFTALGLPHWLGGTVAFALALLGVTFLHLVVGEMAPKSWAIAHPERSAVLLAFPMRGFMWLFRPVLTLLNNSANKLVEAFGVKPVDEVAIEQNPDELRQLVRHSAESGDLDAWSSDQLAGALELTRLRVGELTGEEPIVSVPRTATVADVRAASRRSGHLRILVGDPGSPQGLVHVRDTLTADAGQPVAALVRECPELDPGTSVLDALSRMRRTSTQLALVRGSGRTIGVVTISDMLESLFPPREESTTGET; this is encoded by the coding sequence ATGCACGGCCCCTGGACGGCCACGCTGACCACCATCGCGATCATCGCGGCCAGCGCGCTGTTCGTCTCGATCGAGTTCGCCACCATCGCCGCGCGGCGGACCCGCCTGGAGGAACGCGCCACCACCAGCCGCGCGGCCAGGGCGGCGGTGCGCAACGCCTCGGAGGTCTCGGTGCTGCTCGCGGGCTGCCAGCTCGGCATCACCGCCTGCACCCTGGCACTGGGCGCGATCACCGAACCCGCCGTGGAGCACGCGCTGGAACCCCTGTTCACCGCCCTCGGACTGCCCCACTGGCTCGGCGGCACGGTGGCGTTCGCCCTCGCGCTGCTGGGGGTGACCTTCCTGCACCTGGTGGTGGGCGAGATGGCGCCCAAGTCGTGGGCGATCGCGCACCCCGAGCGCTCGGCCGTGCTGCTCGCCTTCCCCATGCGCGGTTTCATGTGGCTGTTCCGCCCGGTGCTGACCCTGCTCAACAACTCAGCGAACAAGCTCGTCGAGGCGTTCGGGGTGAAACCCGTCGACGAGGTCGCGATCGAGCAGAACCCCGACGAACTGCGCCAACTCGTGCGGCACTCCGCCGAGAGCGGTGATCTCGACGCCTGGTCCTCCGACCAGCTGGCCGGGGCGCTGGAGCTGACCCGGCTGCGCGTCGGCGAGCTGACCGGTGAGGAACCGATCGTCTCCGTGCCGCGCACCGCCACCGTCGCCGACGTGCGGGCCGCCAGCCGACGGTCCGGACACCTGCGGATCCTCGTGGGAGATCCGGGCTCGCCGCAGGGGCTGGTGCACGTCCGCGACACCCTCACCGCCGACGCCGGGCAGCCCGTCGCCGCGCTCGTGCGCGAGTGCCCCGAGCTGGATCCGGGCACCAGCGTCCTCGACGCGCTGTCCCGGATGCGCCGGACCAGCACCCAGCTGGCACTCGTCCGCGGCTCCGGACGAACGATCGGGGTGGTCACCATCTCCGACATGCTGGAAAGCCTCTTCCCACCCAGGGAGGAAAGCACCACCGGCGAGACGTGA